From Tiliqua scincoides isolate rTilSci1 chromosome 2, rTilSci1.hap2, whole genome shotgun sequence, the proteins below share one genomic window:
- the ATF1 gene encoding cyclic AMP-dependent transcription factor ATF-1 isoform X2, with protein sequence MSLRGPAPLTVVQLSGDQVQGVIHTAQTSSVIHSPQGQSVQVSLSESEDSQDSSDSIGSSQKARGILARRPSYRKILNELSSEDTRDRKGDEANPGVSTITSMSVPTPVYQTSTGQYIAIAPNGPLQLNSPGAESLQGLQTFTNAGGTPLLQYVQTSDGQQILVPSNQVVVQTASGDMQTYQIRSTPTTTSLPQTVVMTTPVSLTSQSTKTDDPQLKREIRLMKNREAARECRRKKKEYVKCLENRVAVLENQNKTLIEELKTLKDLYCHKNV encoded by the exons ATGTCTCTTAGAGGTCCAGCTCCACTAACAGTGGTACAACTTTCAGGGGATCAGGTTCAGGGAGTCATTCACACAGCTCAGACCTCCTCTGTAATTCACTCACCACAAGGACAATCAGTACAG GTATCTTTGTCAGAGAGTGAGGATTCACAAGAttcttcagacagcataggctcTTCACAGAAAGCCAGAGGTATCCTAGCACGCCGTCCATCTTACAG GAAAATACTGAATGAACTTTCTTCTGAAGACACGCGAGATAGAAAAGGAGATGAAGCAAATCCTGGTGTGTCTACTATCACATCAATGTCTGTTCCTACACCTGTTTACCAAACCAGTACTGGACAATATA TTGCCATTGCCCCAAATGGACCACTGCAGCTGAACAGTCCTGGTGCAGAGAGCCTGCAGGGTTTGCAAACATTTACAAATGCTGGTGGGACTCCACTATTGCAGTATGTACAGACATCTGATGGTCAACAGATACTTGTGCCAAGCAACCAGGTAGTTGTGCAAA CTGCATCAGGAGATATGCAGACGTACCAGATACGCAGCACACCAACTACCACTTCCCTCCCACAGACTGTTGTGATGACAACTCCTGTTTCCTTGACATCTCAGTCAACCAAGACAGACGATCCACAGTTGAAACGAGAAATACGGCTGATGAAAAACAG AGAAGCAGCTCGAGAATGCCGTAGAAAGAAGAAAGAATATGTTAAATGTCTTGAAAATCGAGTTGCTGTTCTTGAAAATCAGAACAAAACCCTAATTGAAGAATTAAAAACTTTGAAAGATCTTTATTGCCACAAAAATGTGTAG
- the ATF1 gene encoding cyclic AMP-dependent transcription factor ATF-1 isoform X3 yields the protein MQIHGLPVQPFCRKILNELSSEDTRDRKGDEANPGVSTITSMSVPTPVYQTSTGQYIAIAPNGPLQLNSPGAESLQGLQTFTNAGGTPLLQYVQTSDGQQILVPSNQVVVQTASGDMQTYQIRSTPTTTSLPQTVVMTTPVSLTSQSTKTDDPQLKREIRLMKNREAARECRRKKKEYVKCLENRVAVLENQNKTLIEELKTLKDLYCHKNV from the exons ATGCAGATACATGGTTTACCTGTCCAACCCTTTTGCAG GAAAATACTGAATGAACTTTCTTCTGAAGACACGCGAGATAGAAAAGGAGATGAAGCAAATCCTGGTGTGTCTACTATCACATCAATGTCTGTTCCTACACCTGTTTACCAAACCAGTACTGGACAATATA TTGCCATTGCCCCAAATGGACCACTGCAGCTGAACAGTCCTGGTGCAGAGAGCCTGCAGGGTTTGCAAACATTTACAAATGCTGGTGGGACTCCACTATTGCAGTATGTACAGACATCTGATGGTCAACAGATACTTGTGCCAAGCAACCAGGTAGTTGTGCAAA CTGCATCAGGAGATATGCAGACGTACCAGATACGCAGCACACCAACTACCACTTCCCTCCCACAGACTGTTGTGATGACAACTCCTGTTTCCTTGACATCTCAGTCAACCAAGACAGACGATCCACAGTTGAAACGAGAAATACGGCTGATGAAAAACAG AGAAGCAGCTCGAGAATGCCGTAGAAAGAAGAAAGAATATGTTAAATGTCTTGAAAATCGAGTTGCTGTTCTTGAAAATCAGAACAAAACCCTAATTGAAGAATTAAAAACTTTGAAAGATCTTTATTGCCACAAAAATGTGTAG